One genomic region from Vibrio cyclitrophicus encodes:
- a CDS encoding Tim44 domain-containing protein: MKRFFSLVAILLVTVAVTPIAEAKKFGGGKSFGKSFKTAPAPKQQNTNSIRQDQTGKNTAANSSKKGLMGGLLGGLLAGGLLAAFFGGAFEGIQFMDILIMGLIAFLAFKFLRGMLGAKQGSMNQQNGRGQQPAFGGMGQNKYEQPKQQPNVHNFEQAQLQSQPQGAAGGFGFGAQSDVPHNYPPGFDQAAFINGSREHYRTLQGAWNHNELNTIEEYVSPSLFEDLKAERNKLEGDQHTDVMYVDAEIVRADHDGSKAQLSLQFSGRYRDTADGIEEDITDIWHLERDLTTDNAPWLIVGIQG; encoded by the coding sequence ATGAAACGATTTTTCTCACTAGTCGCGATCCTGTTGGTAACAGTCGCGGTGACGCCAATCGCGGAAGCGAAAAAGTTTGGTGGTGGTAAGTCATTTGGCAAAAGCTTCAAAACGGCTCCAGCACCAAAACAACAAAACACTAACTCGATCCGACAAGATCAGACGGGTAAGAACACAGCAGCTAACTCTAGCAAGAAAGGCCTTATGGGCGGTCTACTAGGTGGTTTACTTGCCGGTGGTCTTTTAGCTGCATTCTTTGGCGGCGCATTTGAAGGTATCCAGTTTATGGATATTCTGATTATGGGTCTAATCGCTTTCCTAGCGTTTAAATTCCTGCGTGGAATGTTGGGGGCCAAGCAGGGCTCAATGAATCAGCAGAATGGACGTGGCCAACAGCCAGCATTCGGTGGTATGGGTCAGAACAAGTATGAGCAACCTAAGCAACAGCCAAATGTTCATAACTTCGAGCAAGCACAACTTCAATCTCAACCACAAGGTGCTGCTGGCGGCTTTGGCTTTGGTGCTCAAAGCGATGTTCCGCATAATTACCCACCGGGTTTTGATCAAGCGGCCTTCATCAATGGCTCTCGTGAGCACTACCGTACACTGCAAGGTGCATGGAACCACAACGAGCTTAACACGATTGAAGAGTACGTATCTCCAAGCTTATTTGAAGATCTGAAAGCTGAGCGTAACAAGCTAGAGGGTGATCAGCACACAGACGTAATGTACGTTGATGCTGAAATCGTTCGTGCAGACCACGATGGTAGCAAAGCACAGCTAAGCCTTCAGTTTAGTGGTCGTTACCGTGATACAGCGGATGGCATCGAAGAAGATATCACTGATATCTGGCATTTAGAACGCGATCTAACTACTGACAATGCGCCTTGGCTAATTGTTGGTATTCAAGGTTAA
- a CDS encoding MFS transporter codes for MNNSSHSSLLTQKRFLPYFITQFLGAFNDNIFKNVLLLFVAFASIDTLPISSNLFINLAAGLFILPFFLFSALAGVLADKYEKSWFIRKVKLLEVLIMSLGAVGFIYESYVILLLLLFLMGTQSAFFGPVKYALLPQQLETKELVTGNALVETGTFLAILIGTLGAGVIASEESSKLIAAVCIVLFAVLGYVSSCFIPEAPSNAPDLKVKWQPVKLTRTTLAIAKKDRPTFQALMSISWFWFLGAAYLTQFPNFTKLHLNGTESSVAFLLALFSVGIAIGSLACDKLSNHRIEIGIVPIGSLGISIFGLLMAISIPESLPDFSSFHQFVTYSELWPLFFHLLLLGISGGIFIVPLYSLMQLRAKPNERAQVIAGLNIYNSLFMVGSAVLGIICLTVLELSIPQLFVLLALFNTLVVFYLFYQVPIYAFRFFTWVVTHTMYRVKHKNLHHLPEKGGALIVCNHVSYMDALLLSAVCPRLIRFVMEEDYAKLPPLRRFLRRAGVIPISSTNRSSMRNAFKDVEDVLREGHIVCIFPEGKLTSDGEVAEFMRGMELIIRRSPVPVIPMALKGLWGSYFSRFKGRACKGLPTRFWTKLEIEAGEPILPKDANCETLRQAVADLRGSNR; via the coding sequence ATGAACAACAGCAGCCACTCTTCGCTGTTAACGCAAAAAAGGTTCCTACCCTATTTTATCACCCAGTTTCTAGGAGCCTTTAATGACAACATATTCAAAAATGTGCTGTTGTTGTTTGTTGCTTTTGCGAGCATAGACACTCTTCCTATTTCCAGTAATTTATTCATTAACTTAGCTGCTGGCCTTTTTATTCTGCCCTTCTTCTTATTTTCTGCTTTAGCTGGCGTACTGGCTGATAAATACGAAAAATCTTGGTTTATCCGTAAAGTTAAGCTCCTTGAAGTACTAATAATGTCATTGGGTGCGGTCGGATTTATCTACGAAAGCTACGTTATACTGCTTTTGCTTCTGTTTCTAATGGGAACGCAAAGTGCTTTCTTTGGCCCGGTGAAATATGCCCTGCTTCCTCAACAGTTAGAGACAAAAGAACTAGTAACCGGCAATGCGTTAGTCGAAACAGGCACATTCTTAGCGATCCTGATTGGCACTCTAGGCGCGGGGGTTATCGCGTCAGAAGAGAGCTCAAAGCTTATTGCCGCTGTGTGTATTGTTTTGTTTGCTGTTCTTGGGTACGTATCAAGCTGCTTTATTCCTGAAGCGCCAAGCAATGCTCCAGATCTAAAAGTGAAATGGCAGCCAGTGAAACTAACTCGCACCACACTGGCTATTGCTAAAAAAGATCGCCCTACTTTCCAAGCATTAATGTCTATTAGTTGGTTTTGGTTCCTTGGTGCAGCTTATCTAACTCAGTTCCCCAATTTCACCAAGCTGCATTTAAATGGCACAGAAAGCTCCGTTGCGTTTTTACTGGCGCTGTTTTCGGTAGGTATTGCGATAGGGTCTTTGGCTTGCGATAAACTATCTAATCATCGAATTGAAATCGGTATCGTGCCAATAGGCAGCCTTGGTATCTCAATATTTGGCTTGTTGATGGCAATATCGATTCCCGAATCACTGCCTGATTTTAGCTCTTTCCACCAATTCGTGACGTATTCTGAGCTGTGGCCACTATTTTTTCACCTCTTATTATTAGGCATATCGGGTGGTATCTTCATCGTTCCGCTTTATTCCTTAATGCAGTTGCGTGCCAAACCAAACGAGCGTGCACAGGTGATCGCAGGGCTCAACATCTACAACTCACTATTCATGGTGGGAAGCGCCGTTCTCGGTATCATCTGCCTAACTGTTCTTGAACTTTCGATTCCGCAACTGTTTGTATTACTCGCACTGTTTAACACGTTAGTTGTGTTTTACCTTTTCTATCAAGTACCTATCTATGCGTTCCGTTTTTTCACATGGGTAGTCACTCACACCATGTACCGTGTAAAGCATAAGAACCTACATCACCTACCAGAGAAAGGTGGAGCACTCATCGTATGTAACCATGTGAGCTATATGGATGCATTATTATTGAGTGCCGTTTGTCCTCGCCTTATCCGTTTTGTAATGGAAGAAGACTATGCAAAGCTTCCACCATTGCGACGCTTCTTGAGACGAGCTGGAGTTATTCCTATCTCATCAACAAATCGTAGTTCGATGCGTAATGCCTTCAAAGATGTTGAAGATGTACTGCGTGAAGGGCATATCGTCTGTATTTTCCCAGAAGGAAAGCTTACTTCAGACGGAGAAGTCGCCGAATTCATGCGTGGTATGGAACTCATCATCAGACGCTCTCCAGTCCCTGTCATTCCAATGGCACTTAAAGGATTGTGGGGCAGCTACTTCAGCCGTTTCAAAGGAAGAGCGTGCAAAGGCTTACCAACCCGTTTTTGGACGAAGCTAGAGATAGAAGCTGGCGAACCTATTCTACCGAAAGATGCAAATTGCGAGACACTCCGCCAGGCTGTTGCAGATCTTCGAGGCTCAAACCGCTAA
- a CDS encoding YeiH family protein, with translation MNLKKSVPFYIAALFCLTPWVSSPTALVIGFLLASLGLVPEHLEVGKLTKKLLAYSIVGLGFGIQFEKALAVTGDGIGLIVTTIIGTLVIGWFLAKRMGLDRTTGYLISSGTAICGGSAIAAVAPAIKADDEQIGLALATVFVLNSVALFLFPMIGHALELSQQTFGTWAAIAIHDTSSVVGAASAYGEEALTTATTLKLARALWIIPIALISAMIFKNDQKKITVPYFIFFYCAAIAVSDLLPQFEMVYQGIFDISKRALVVCLFLIGCGISVEKLKAAGPKPLMFGITMWVMISTGSLAWLTLV, from the coding sequence ATGAATTTAAAAAAGTCTGTTCCATTTTATATTGCTGCTCTATTTTGCTTAACCCCTTGGGTAAGCTCACCGACTGCGCTTGTTATTGGCTTCCTATTGGCGAGTCTAGGCTTGGTACCTGAGCACTTAGAAGTCGGCAAGTTAACGAAGAAGCTATTGGCCTACTCGATTGTTGGTTTAGGTTTTGGCATCCAGTTTGAAAAGGCACTGGCGGTAACAGGTGATGGCATTGGCTTGATTGTCACAACGATCATTGGCACGTTGGTCATTGGATGGTTCTTAGCAAAACGTATGGGATTGGATCGCACCACGGGCTACCTTATCTCTTCTGGTACCGCTATTTGTGGTGGTAGCGCTATCGCAGCGGTCGCTCCTGCAATCAAAGCAGACGATGAGCAAATTGGCTTGGCATTAGCCACTGTGTTCGTATTGAACTCAGTCGCTCTGTTCTTATTCCCTATGATTGGCCATGCTCTTGAGCTAAGCCAGCAAACTTTCGGTACATGGGCGGCAATCGCAATTCATGATACTTCTTCGGTTGTCGGTGCAGCATCGGCGTATGGCGAAGAGGCACTCACGACAGCAACAACACTCAAGCTAGCTCGTGCACTTTGGATCATCCCAATCGCGCTGATCAGTGCAATGATTTTTAAGAACGATCAAAAGAAAATTACAGTCCCTTATTTCATTTTCTTCTATTGTGCCGCTATCGCCGTTAGCGACTTATTGCCGCAATTTGAGATGGTCTACCAGGGAATTTTTGATATATCTAAACGTGCACTCGTAGTGTGCCTGTTCTTGATCGGTTGTGGTATCTCAGTTGAGAAGCTCAAAGCAGCAGGACCAAAACCGTTAATGTTTGGTATTACGATGTGGGTAATGATTTCTACTGGGTCATTAGCGTGGTTAACACTCGTCTAA
- a CDS encoding PLP-dependent cysteine synthase family protein, translated as MCTDHQWINNAIRKIEADYQRSADTHLIKLDLPSVEGIDIYLKDESTHPTGSLKHRLARSLFLYAICNGWVGSETTIIESSSGSTAVSEAYFARLLGLPFIAVMPKCTAKKKIEQIEFYGGQAHLVDRSDEIYDESRRLAEELNGHYMDQFTYAERATDWRGNNNIANSIFNQMQMEDHPVPAWVVMSPGTGGTSATIGRFIRYQQHETKLCVVDPENSVFLEYFQTGNANVKGNTFSKIEGIGRPRAEPSFIPGVVDEMRKIPDAASIATTHWLSDILGRKVGASTGTNMYGVLQLASEMKARGEKGSIVTLLCDSGERYLDTYFNDEWVNLNIGDLQPYAAKLEAFSQTGELA; from the coding sequence CAACGCGATTCGTAAAATTGAAGCAGATTACCAACGCTCAGCGGATACGCACCTGATCAAGCTCGATTTACCTAGCGTAGAAGGCATTGATATTTATCTTAAAGATGAAAGTACACACCCTACTGGCTCTTTGAAGCATCGTTTAGCGCGTTCTCTGTTCTTATACGCTATCTGTAACGGTTGGGTTGGCTCAGAAACAACGATCATTGAATCTTCATCGGGCAGTACGGCGGTGTCTGAAGCGTACTTTGCTCGCCTACTTGGTCTTCCGTTTATTGCGGTAATGCCAAAATGCACAGCGAAGAAGAAGATTGAGCAGATTGAATTCTACGGCGGCCAAGCGCACCTTGTTGATCGCTCAGATGAGATTTACGATGAGTCTCGCCGTTTAGCAGAAGAGTTGAATGGTCACTACATGGACCAATTTACTTACGCTGAGCGCGCAACCGACTGGCGTGGTAACAACAACATCGCAAACTCGATTTTCAATCAAATGCAGATGGAAGATCACCCAGTTCCGGCATGGGTAGTAATGAGCCCAGGTACTGGCGGTACTTCTGCGACTATTGGCCGTTTCATTCGCTACCAACAGCATGAAACTAAGCTTTGTGTTGTCGACCCAGAGAACTCAGTATTCCTCGAATACTTCCAAACAGGCAATGCGAACGTGAAAGGCAATACATTCAGCAAGATTGAAGGTATTGGTCGCCCACGTGCAGAACCAAGCTTCATTCCTGGTGTGGTTGACGAAATGCGTAAAATCCCAGACGCAGCAAGCATCGCAACGACACATTGGTTGTCTGATATTCTTGGCCGCAAAGTTGGCGCATCAACCGGTACTAACATGTACGGTGTGCTTCAGCTAGCCAGTGAGATGAAAGCGCGTGGAGAGAAAGGTTCTATCGTGACTTTGCTATGTGACAGCGGTGAACGTTACCTAGACACTTACTTCAATGACGAGTGGGTAAATCTGAATATCGGTGACCTACAACCTTACGCGGCGAAGCTAGAAGCTTTCTCGCAAACGGGTGAGCTGGCTTAA
- a CDS encoding efflux RND transporter periplasmic adaptor subunit → MKHKSVLTLLSLSILMASPAALAKRMGPSTVTVVTEQVDIHQVSQSLSLVGKLEAEQSVIITSEVAGRVDSINFKANQDVTKGQMLVQLDDDKAKAAVSEAQAYLKDEKRKLAEFERLVKRNAITQTEIDAQKTNVEIANARLAAANANLKDLHISAPFSGTVGFIDFSRGKMVTAGTELVTLDDLSVMQLDLQIPERYLSKLSKGMKVTARTSAWGDTQFTGTVVGIDSRINAETLNLRVRIHFDNNNDYLKPGMLVAADMDFPPVEAPIIPVQALEYSGTKRFVYVIDEDNKATRTEVFLGARIDNEVVIEKGIEIGQKIVVQGIVNMRDGVLVQELAVNRPAKLEADTANLDENAATQEGAN, encoded by the coding sequence ATGAAGCATAAATCTGTTTTAACCCTGCTTAGCTTGTCTATTCTTATGGCGTCTCCAGCCGCACTCGCAAAACGCATGGGCCCAAGTACTGTTACTGTTGTTACTGAACAGGTTGATATTCACCAAGTTAGCCAATCTCTCTCGTTGGTCGGTAAGTTAGAAGCCGAACAATCTGTGATTATTACTTCTGAAGTGGCTGGCAGAGTTGATTCTATTAATTTCAAAGCTAATCAAGATGTCACCAAAGGGCAAATGTTGGTTCAGTTAGATGACGACAAAGCTAAAGCTGCGGTTTCAGAAGCGCAAGCATATCTAAAAGATGAAAAACGTAAGCTAGCGGAATTTGAACGCCTAGTGAAACGTAACGCGATCACACAAACCGAAATCGACGCTCAGAAAACCAATGTAGAAATTGCTAATGCTCGACTGGCTGCCGCAAATGCAAACCTAAAAGATCTTCACATTAGCGCACCTTTCTCTGGCACCGTTGGTTTCATCGACTTTAGCCGCGGAAAAATGGTCACTGCAGGCACTGAACTGGTGACATTAGATGACTTGTCTGTGATGCAGTTAGACCTTCAAATTCCTGAGCGTTATCTTTCTAAGCTATCTAAAGGCATGAAAGTAACGGCTCGCACCAGTGCGTGGGGCGATACTCAATTTACAGGTACTGTGGTCGGTATTGATTCTCGTATCAACGCTGAAACCTTGAACTTACGAGTTCGAATCCATTTCGATAACAACAATGATTATCTAAAGCCAGGCATGTTAGTGGCGGCTGATATGGATTTTCCACCAGTAGAAGCGCCGATTATTCCAGTTCAAGCATTGGAGTATTCGGGCACTAAACGTTTTGTTTACGTAATTGATGAAGATAACAAGGCAACTCGAACAGAAGTGTTCCTAGGTGCACGTATCGATAACGAAGTCGTGATTGAGAAAGGTATCGAGATTGGTCAGAAGATCGTAGTGCAAGGTATCGTGAACATGCGCGACGGTGTTTTGGTTCAAGAGCTAGCCGTTAATCGCCCCGCTAAACTTGAGGCCGATACAGCTAATCTTGATGAAAATGCAGCAACACAAGAAGGCGCTAACTAA
- a CDS encoding DUF1244 domain-containing protein: MAEFKYKDLSQEEQDKLDAATFRRLLAHLDSNKDVQNIDLMILAGFCRNCFSKWYKAEAEQQGLDLDIDDARERVYGMTYDEWKQNHQPKATPEQLAAFEAKQKPE, translated from the coding sequence GTGGCTGAATTTAAATACAAAGATCTTTCTCAAGAAGAACAAGATAAACTAGACGCAGCAACCTTTCGTCGCCTGTTAGCACATTTAGATAGCAATAAAGATGTGCAAAACATCGACCTAATGATCTTGGCGGGCTTCTGCCGCAACTGTTTCAGTAAATGGTACAAAGCCGAAGCTGAGCAACAAGGCCTAGATTTGGATATCGATGACGCTCGTGAGCGCGTTTATGGCATGACTTACGATGAGTGGAAACAAAACCATCAGCCAAAAGCGACACCTGAGCAACTAGCGGCGTTTGAAGCAAAGCAGAAGCCAGAATAA
- a CDS encoding LysR substrate-binding domain-containing protein, with the protein MANHQSLLRNLHTFNVAAENMSFTLAAKKLHLTQGAVSHRIKVLEGELGFNLFVRGTRKLALTEEGQRFKRTLSKSLSSIFGEIEDITNTDLYGQINIGTSPAFANSWLLPRLADFKQRYPKFNLNIFSQEEQDFHQNHLDVAIYYGAEDLKDMHRQCLFGEKYIPVCTPSYAAEHNIFDDGVESLHRINFIHALGSDVWQRWIKHNGLDVDLYDQFYCVSHRDMGVKSALYNIGVAMGRYHFVKQYIETGELITPYPSMDTDKGYDLICPLGTEKRPKVRTFIKWLEGQSD; encoded by the coding sequence ATGGCTAACCATCAATCTTTACTGAGAAACCTTCATACTTTTAATGTCGCTGCCGAGAACATGAGCTTCACACTGGCGGCGAAAAAATTACATCTCACGCAAGGTGCAGTAAGCCATCGGATTAAAGTATTAGAAGGAGAACTCGGTTTTAATTTGTTTGTGCGAGGAACTCGTAAGCTTGCGTTAACTGAAGAAGGTCAGCGTTTTAAACGAACCTTGTCGAAGTCGTTAAGTTCTATTTTTGGTGAGATTGAAGACATTACTAACACAGACTTGTACGGACAGATCAATATTGGTACGAGCCCTGCATTTGCTAACAGTTGGTTATTGCCAAGACTGGCTGATTTTAAACAGAGATACCCTAAGTTTAATCTCAACATTTTCTCGCAAGAGGAGCAGGATTTTCATCAAAACCACTTAGATGTTGCTATTTATTATGGTGCTGAAGACCTCAAAGATATGCACCGACAATGCTTGTTTGGTGAAAAGTACATACCGGTATGTACACCGAGTTATGCTGCTGAACACAATATCTTTGATGATGGAGTAGAGTCGTTACATAGGATTAATTTTATACATGCATTGGGGTCCGATGTTTGGCAACGATGGATTAAGCACAACGGTTTGGATGTTGATCTGTATGATCAGTTTTATTGCGTGAGTCATCGAGATATGGGTGTAAAGAGTGCACTGTACAATATTGGTGTTGCGATGGGACGCTATCACTTTGTTAAGCAATATATAGAGACGGGTGAACTGATCACGCCTTATCCGAGTATGGATACAGACAAAGGATATGATTTAATCTGTCCGTTAGGCACTGAAAAACGGCCTAAGGTCAGAACTTTTATTAAGTGGTTAGAGGGTCAATCGGACTAG
- the vexH gene encoding vibriobactin export RND transporter permease subunit VexH, translating into MLLSDVSVKRPVAAIVLSLLLVVFGIVSFNKLAVREMPDIESPVVSISTRYEGASATIIESQITSNLEDQLSGISGIDEIESTTRNGMSRITITFELGYDLNTGVSDVRDAVARAQRSLPDEADDPIVYKNNGSGEASVYINLSSTEMDRTQLTDYTERVLIDRFSLISGVSSVDISGGLYKVMYVKLKPAQMAGRGVTTSDITSALNSENIESPGGEVRNDAIVMSVRTARSYTEAEDFEYLVVKRASDNTPIYLKDVADVYIGAENENSTFKSDGVVNVSMGIVPQSDANPLEVADLVHKEVEAIQKFLPDGTRLAVDYDSTVFIDRSISEVYSTLFITGGLVILVLYIFIGQARATLIPAVTVPVSLISSFIAAYYFGFSINLITLMALILSIGLVVDDAIVVVENIFHHIERGESPLLAAYKGTREVGFAVIATTLVLVMVFLPISFMDGMVGLLFTEFSVLLAMSVIFSSLVALTLTPVLGSKILQANVKPNRFNLFVERVFGKLESGYRSVLRRALNWRWAAPIIIIACMGGSYGLMQQVPSQLTPQEDRGVIFAFVRGADATSYNRMSANMDIVEERLMPLLGQGFLKSFSIQSPAFGGNAGDQTGFVIMILEDWDEREETAQEALSEVRKSLNGIPDVRVFPFMPGFKGGSSEPVQFVLGGSDYSELQKWGELLKQAAEDSPMMEGADIDYSEKTPELLVTVDKQRAAELGVSVSDISDTLEIMLGGRSETTFVDRGEEYDVYLRGDENSFNNANDLSQIYMRTQSGELVTLDTLTHIEEVASSIRLSHYNKQKSVTIKANLMEGYTLGDALDFLDEQAIEQLPGDISVSYSGESKDFKENQSSILVVFALAMLVAYLVLAAQFESFINPLVVMFTVPMGIFGGFLGLVLMNQGLNVYSQIGMIMLIGMVTKNGILIVEFANQLRDRGIEFEKAIIDASARRLRPILMTAFTTLAGAVPLITSTGAGYESRVAVGTVIFFGMGFATLVTLFVIPAMYRLISGTTRSPGHVEAVLNKELSHDNVGRSSHG; encoded by the coding sequence ATGTTGTTATCTGATGTTTCTGTAAAGAGACCAGTAGCGGCTATCGTATTGAGCCTGCTTCTGGTTGTGTTTGGTATTGTCTCATTTAACAAGCTTGCCGTTCGTGAGATGCCAGATATTGAAAGTCCAGTGGTGTCGATCAGTACACGTTATGAGGGTGCGTCTGCCACCATCATTGAAAGCCAAATAACTTCCAATCTTGAAGATCAGTTATCCGGTATTAGTGGTATCGATGAGATCGAATCTACAACGCGTAACGGCATGTCGCGTATCACGATTACTTTTGAGCTTGGTTACGACCTCAATACGGGTGTGAGTGATGTGCGTGATGCGGTCGCTCGTGCTCAGCGATCATTGCCTGATGAAGCCGACGACCCGATTGTTTATAAGAACAACGGTAGTGGCGAAGCATCGGTTTATATCAACCTAAGTTCAACCGAGATGGACCGAACGCAGTTAACTGACTACACAGAACGTGTGTTGATTGACCGCTTTAGTTTGATCTCTGGTGTGAGTTCGGTGGATATCTCGGGTGGCTTGTACAAAGTAATGTACGTGAAGCTGAAACCTGCGCAGATGGCGGGTCGTGGCGTTACTACCTCGGACATCACTTCTGCTCTTAACAGTGAGAACATTGAAAGCCCAGGTGGTGAAGTACGTAACGATGCGATTGTAATGTCGGTGCGTACCGCTCGTTCTTACACTGAAGCGGAAGATTTCGAATACCTAGTCGTTAAACGTGCCTCTGATAATACACCTATCTATTTGAAAGACGTAGCGGATGTGTACATTGGCGCAGAAAACGAAAACTCGACCTTTAAAAGTGACGGCGTTGTTAACGTAAGTATGGGTATCGTGCCTCAGTCAGATGCGAACCCACTTGAGGTTGCTGACTTAGTCCATAAAGAAGTCGAAGCAATTCAAAAGTTCTTGCCAGATGGTACTCGTTTGGCTGTCGATTATGACTCAACAGTCTTCATCGACCGTTCGATATCAGAGGTTTACAGCACTCTCTTTATTACGGGTGGCTTAGTTATCCTTGTGCTTTACATCTTTATTGGTCAAGCACGTGCAACACTTATTCCCGCGGTAACCGTACCGGTATCTCTGATCTCGTCGTTTATTGCCGCGTACTACTTCGGTTTCTCTATCAACCTGATTACCCTGATGGCACTTATCCTGTCGATTGGTTTGGTGGTCGATGATGCGATCGTGGTGGTTGAGAACATTTTCCACCATATTGAACGTGGTGAATCGCCACTGCTTGCTGCGTATAAAGGTACTCGTGAAGTAGGCTTTGCGGTAATCGCAACAACGCTTGTATTGGTAATGGTATTCCTACCAATCTCGTTCATGGACGGCATGGTTGGTCTCTTGTTTACCGAGTTCTCTGTATTGCTCGCTATGTCGGTGATCTTCTCGTCGCTAGTCGCATTAACGTTAACGCCAGTGTTAGGCAGTAAAATCCTACAAGCGAACGTTAAACCAAACCGCTTTAACCTGTTTGTCGAGCGCGTATTTGGCAAACTTGAATCTGGATACCGCTCAGTATTGCGCCGTGCTTTAAACTGGCGTTGGGCTGCTCCAATCATCATTATCGCGTGTATGGGCGGTAGTTATGGTTTGATGCAACAAGTGCCGTCGCAACTGACTCCACAAGAAGACCGTGGTGTTATCTTTGCGTTTGTTCGTGGCGCTGATGCAACCAGCTATAATCGTATGTCTGCCAATATGGACATCGTTGAAGAGCGTCTAATGCCGTTGCTTGGTCAGGGCTTCTTGAAGTCATTCAGCATTCAATCACCAGCGTTTGGTGGTAATGCGGGCGACCAAACGGGCTTCGTTATCATGATCTTAGAAGATTGGGATGAACGTGAAGAGACGGCTCAGGAAGCGTTGAGCGAAGTCCGTAAATCGTTGAATGGTATTCCTGATGTGCGTGTATTCCCGTTCATGCCGGGCTTCAAAGGTGGTTCAAGTGAGCCTGTGCAGTTTGTACTGGGTGGCTCTGATTACTCTGAGCTTCAGAAATGGGGCGAACTGTTAAAGCAAGCGGCTGAAGATTCACCAATGATGGAAGGTGCGGACATCGATTACTCGGAGAAAACACCAGAGTTGTTGGTAACCGTAGATAAGCAACGAGCAGCCGAGTTGGGTGTCAGCGTATCAGATATCTCAGACACGCTAGAAATCATGCTTGGTGGGCGCAGCGAAACCACGTTTGTGGACCGTGGCGAAGAATACGATGTTTACCTTCGTGGTGATGAAAATAGCTTCAATAACGCTAACGACTTAAGTCAAATCTATATGCGTACTCAATCTGGTGAGTTAGTGACACTAGATACGCTGACGCATATTGAAGAAGTCGCTTCATCGATTCGTTTGTCGCACTACAACAAGCAGAAATCGGTGACCATTAAAGCGAACTTAATGGAAGGTTATACGTTGGGTGACGCACTCGACTTCCTTGATGAACAAGCGATTGAGCAACTACCGGGTGATATTTCTGTGAGCTACTCTGGAGAGTCAAAAGACTTCAAAGAGAACCAATCGAGTATTTTAGTGGTGTTTGCGTTAGCGATGCTAGTCGCGTACTTGGTATTGGCTGCGCAGTTTGAAAGCTTCATCAACCCGTTAGTGGTGATGTTCACGGTTCCTATGGGTATCTTCGGTGGCTTCTTAGGCCTCGTACTGATGAACCAAGGTCTTAACGTGTACAGCCAAATAGGTATGATCATGTTGATCGGTATGGTAACTAAAAACGGTATTCTGATCGTAGAGTTTGCTAACCAACTTCGTGACCGTGGCATTGAGTTTGAAAAGGCGATCATTGATGCTTCAGCACGACGTTTGCGTCCAATCTTAATGACGGCGTTTACGACGCTAGCCGGTGCAGTTCCATTGATTACCTCAACAGGCGCAGGCTATGAAAGCCGAGTGGCAGTGGGTACAGTTATCTTCTTCGGTATGGGCTTCGCGACGTTGGTTACTCTGTTCGTCATCCCTGCGATGTACCGATTGATTTCAGGCACAACACGTTCACCTGGTCATGTGGAAGCGGTTCTAAATAAAGAGCTGAGCCATGACAACGTGGGAAGAAGCAGTCACGGTTAA
- a CDS encoding TetR/AcrR family transcriptional regulator, protein MARRNDHTREQLVQLTLKTVTDFLAEHSYHELSLRKIANMIGYVPSTLVNVFGNYNLLLLHVVAQTLDELAAESASVVEQSSNPQQALFNLAYCYHDYAQKHPHRWQLIFEHNMNGENLPEWQSNRIDRMTGMLEQLLIAIAPEHTESEVVKASRVLWSGVHGITLLSVDDKFFASEPIDGKELINNLISNYLTNW, encoded by the coding sequence ATGGCAAGAAGAAACGATCATACTCGCGAACAATTAGTGCAATTAACTTTAAAGACAGTGACCGACTTCTTAGCTGAGCACTCCTACCACGAGTTAAGTCTACGTAAAATTGCCAATATGATTGGCTACGTTCCTAGTACCCTTGTTAATGTATTTGGTAACTACAACCTATTGCTCTTGCATGTTGTTGCGCAAACCCTAGACGAACTCGCTGCCGAATCCGCATCTGTCGTAGAACAATCGAGCAATCCTCAACAAGCATTGTTTAACCTTGCTTACTGTTATCACGACTACGCACAAAAGCACCCTCACCGCTGGCAGCTTATCTTCGAACACAACATGAATGGCGAAAACCTTCCTGAGTGGCAATCGAACCGAATCGATCGAATGACTGGCATGTTAGAACAATTACTTATAGCGATCGCACCAGAGCACACAGAAAGCGAAGTGGTTAAAGCGAGCCGTGTATTATGGTCAGGTGTGCATGGAATTACGCTACTTAGCGTTGATGACAAGTTTTTCGCGTCAGAGCCTATTGATGGTAAAGAGTTGATTAATAACCTAATCTCAAATTACTTGACCAACTGGTAA